A DNA window from Porphyromonas gingivalis ATCC 33277 contains the following coding sequences:
- the mraY gene encoding phospho-N-acetylmuramoyl-pentapeptide-transferase, with product MLYYLFDYLEKLQLPGARLFHYVSFRSAVAIILALLLATVIGNRIIERLRKAQIGETIRDLGLEGQLSKKGTPTMGGLIIIISILIPTLLLARLDNVYILLMIVTTLLLGSLGFLDDYIKVFRKKKEGLHGRYKIIGQVGLGFIIGIVLYMNPAVVIKENSEVLRDGQVERVHFNKQEVKSTKTTIPFVKNNNFDYADILPFEGKTKVLFGWILFVCVAVVVVTFISNCANLTDGLDGLATGSSAIIGVVLAIFAYVSSHIEMASYLNIMFIPGAEELTIFAFAFVGATIGFLWYNAYPAQVFMGDTGSLTLGGIIAVFALIIRKEMLLPILCFVFIIEGLSVMIQVFYFKLTKRRTGEGRRIFKMTPLHHHFQKPGNAGIDAWLQKPMQAIPESKITVRFWLVGIIMAAITIATLKMR from the coding sequence ATGTTGTACTATCTGTTTGATTATCTCGAAAAGCTACAGCTCCCCGGAGCGCGACTGTTCCATTACGTGTCATTCCGGTCGGCTGTGGCCATTATCTTGGCTTTGCTGCTTGCTACCGTCATCGGCAACCGAATCATCGAAAGGCTACGAAAGGCTCAAATAGGCGAGACTATTCGCGATTTGGGGCTGGAAGGACAACTCAGCAAAAAAGGAACACCCACGATGGGAGGTCTGATCATTATCATCTCCATTCTGATCCCCACTCTATTGTTGGCCCGTCTTGATAATGTATATATCCTGCTCATGATCGTCACCACTCTCTTGCTCGGCTCATTAGGCTTTTTGGATGACTACATCAAGGTTTTCCGTAAGAAGAAAGAGGGCTTGCACGGACGTTACAAAATAATCGGACAGGTCGGACTTGGCTTCATCATCGGTATAGTACTGTATATGAATCCTGCGGTCGTGATCAAAGAAAATAGCGAAGTGCTTCGGGATGGACAGGTCGAACGTGTACACTTCAACAAACAGGAGGTAAAATCGACTAAGACAACGATCCCCTTCGTCAAGAACAATAATTTCGACTACGCCGATATACTTCCCTTCGAAGGCAAAACAAAAGTGCTGTTCGGCTGGATTCTCTTCGTCTGCGTAGCTGTTGTGGTAGTCACCTTTATATCCAACTGTGCCAATCTGACTGATGGGTTGGATGGTTTAGCGACGGGGTCTTCTGCTATTATCGGAGTTGTACTGGCTATTTTTGCCTATGTCTCCTCCCATATCGAGATGGCCTCATATCTGAATATCATGTTTATCCCCGGAGCAGAGGAGCTGACCATTTTTGCTTTTGCTTTCGTTGGTGCCACGATCGGTTTTCTGTGGTACAATGCTTATCCGGCACAGGTCTTTATGGGAGATACAGGAAGTCTCACTTTGGGAGGAATCATCGCTGTTTTCGCTCTGATCATTCGCAAAGAAATGCTACTGCCCATCCTCTGCTTCGTATTTATCATAGAGGGTCTTTCCGTGATGATTCAGGTCTTCTATTTCAAGTTGACGAAGCGGAGGACAGGTGAAGGTCGGCGCATTTTCAAAATGACTCCCCTCCACCACCATTTCCAAAAGCCCGGTAATGCCGGCATAGATGCATGGCTACAGAAGCCTATGCAGGCTATTCCCGAATCGAAAATCACCGTTCGCTTTTGGCTCGTAGGGATTATCATGGCTGCAATTACAATAGCAACACTCAAGATGCGATAA
- a CDS encoding lamin tail domain-containing protein: protein MIRRLTVWLFLLSIVCPPLSAQWAENFDHITALTSPPWRGQIADFAIIKKQLKLYVEYPDDLNESRIAITVPYFKTTTWKGDVKLDFRPTINNYLYCYLYCYGEISDSEFDYVALRWGSGSKGVDLLDVRLRVLPSGESSIVRSDILIDGSAYPLGTKPFTSFTVTYAVGSGWQLWVNGANDTGNETVLIGSSSFDVESPFQSGGLGIDCFYTKSRSKAFSFDNLSVTEGTVSPPEEEEEPIPLGKPTLNELMANPLEGGSEYIELYNPTDKPVVPSKFAIGILHNGSYTTTTALPTVADTLYPGQYIVFAKKSEGVTDFYPQAQNVVTMSNLPQLANKGFTIGLFEEGLDQPLEEVVYSPKMLGEGNVTRRGVSLERISFETPASDPANWAGGLPSAGYATPGYLNSQSSNADTTQLGLPNNETEGNGKSYLPPASIAEEILLLPKGSLCGSAIYLMSAKTVKHMDGTATKRWCRKFSEGKDLGESMGLPSGYSYLIVVWIQRPDSMVYARKCIVTL from the coding sequence ATGATACGTCGTCTTACTGTTTGGCTTTTCTTGCTGAGCATCGTGTGTCCGCCTCTTTCGGCTCAGTGGGCTGAAAATTTCGACCACATAACAGCACTGACCTCTCCACCTTGGCGAGGACAGATCGCAGACTTTGCCATCATCAAAAAACAACTCAAGCTCTACGTGGAATATCCCGACGACTTGAACGAATCGCGCATAGCTATCACCGTCCCGTACTTCAAGACTACAACATGGAAAGGCGATGTCAAGCTGGACTTCCGCCCGACCATCAACAACTATCTCTATTGCTACCTGTACTGTTATGGAGAGATCAGCGACTCCGAGTTCGACTATGTAGCTCTTCGCTGGGGTAGCGGCTCGAAAGGGGTGGATCTGCTGGATGTCCGACTCCGCGTTCTCCCTTCAGGCGAGAGCAGCATCGTCCGATCCGATATTCTCATCGATGGTAGCGCATACCCGCTGGGAACAAAGCCATTCACGAGCTTTACGGTCACATACGCAGTTGGCAGCGGTTGGCAGCTTTGGGTCAATGGGGCCAATGATACCGGCAACGAGACTGTCCTCATCGGAAGCTCCTCTTTCGATGTCGAATCCCCTTTCCAATCGGGTGGCCTCGGCATCGACTGCTTCTACACCAAAAGCCGATCCAAGGCTTTCTCTTTCGACAACCTCAGTGTCACGGAAGGCACCGTGTCTCCACCAGAAGAAGAGGAAGAACCAATCCCTCTCGGAAAACCTACACTCAACGAACTGATGGCCAACCCACTGGAAGGAGGAAGCGAATACATCGAACTATACAACCCTACGGACAAACCTGTCGTTCCCTCTAAATTCGCCATAGGCATACTCCACAATGGAAGCTACACCACCACAACTGCACTGCCGACTGTAGCCGACACACTCTATCCGGGACAATACATCGTCTTTGCCAAGAAGAGTGAGGGAGTCACTGACTTCTACCCCCAAGCGCAAAATGTTGTCACGATGAGCAACCTGCCTCAGCTGGCCAATAAGGGATTTACGATCGGACTGTTCGAAGAAGGCCTTGATCAACCTCTTGAAGAAGTGGTCTATTCACCTAAAATGCTCGGAGAAGGAAATGTAACGAGACGAGGGGTATCACTTGAGCGTATCTCCTTCGAGACTCCGGCATCCGATCCGGCCAACTGGGCAGGCGGACTCCCATCGGCAGGATATGCTACTCCGGGCTACCTCAACTCCCAATCCTCCAATGCAGATACCACCCAGTTAGGGCTACCCAATAACGAAACAGAAGGCAACGGAAAAAGCTACCTGCCACCGGCAAGTATAGCCGAAGAAATTCTCCTCCTGCCGAAAGGCTCGCTATGCGGCAGTGCTATCTATCTGATGTCTGCAAAAACGGTCAAACACATGGACGGGACAGCTACCAAACGATGGTGCCGCAAATTCTCCGAAGGGAAGGATCTGGGTGAGTCCATGGGCTTGCCCAGTGGCTATTCCTACCTGATTGTCGTATGGATTCAGCGGCCGGATAGCATGGTCTACGCCCGAAAGTGTATCGTTACGCTCTAA
- a CDS encoding aspartate-semialdehyde dehydrogenase, which yields MKIAIVGVSGAVGQEFLRVLSQRDFPIDGLYLFGSSRSAGSVYSFKGKEYVVRELKDNDDFKGIDIAFCSAGGDTSIAFADTITRHGTLMIDNSSAFRMQEDVPLVVPEVNGDDALVHPRNIISNPNCTTIQMVVALKPIEDLSHIRRVHVATYQAASGAGALGMAELAQQAEELARGEKPTVDKFAYQLMYNLIPQIDVFTDNDYTKEEMKMYRETKRIMHSDVMVSATCVRVPVMRAHSEAIWVETERPIAPEEARAAFAKAPGVMLCDEPSEKQYPMPLFGTEQDPVIVGRIRQDLANPNGLVFWCVSDQIRKGAALNAVQIAEYLIAKGHFAR from the coding sequence ATGAAAATAGCTATTGTCGGCGTTAGCGGAGCTGTTGGACAGGAGTTTTTGCGAGTATTGTCCCAGCGCGATTTTCCCATAGATGGACTTTATCTTTTCGGCTCTTCCCGAAGTGCCGGAAGCGTTTATTCCTTCAAGGGTAAGGAATACGTGGTTCGCGAACTGAAGGACAACGATGATTTCAAGGGGATAGACATCGCTTTCTGTTCGGCCGGAGGCGATACGTCCATAGCTTTTGCCGATACGATAACTCGCCATGGCACTCTGATGATCGATAATTCCAGTGCTTTCCGTATGCAGGAAGACGTTCCCCTCGTGGTGCCGGAGGTAAATGGGGATGATGCCTTGGTACACCCTCGCAATATCATCTCCAATCCGAACTGTACAACGATTCAGATGGTGGTGGCACTCAAGCCGATAGAAGACCTTTCTCACATACGTCGTGTACACGTGGCCACGTATCAGGCTGCCAGTGGTGCAGGTGCGCTGGGTATGGCGGAGTTGGCACAGCAGGCGGAAGAGTTGGCTCGGGGAGAGAAGCCTACCGTGGACAAATTCGCTTACCAGTTGATGTATAACCTGATTCCACAGATCGACGTCTTTACGGACAATGACTACACCAAGGAGGAAATGAAGATGTATCGCGAGACCAAGCGTATCATGCATAGCGATGTGATGGTGAGTGCAACCTGTGTGCGTGTGCCAGTGATGCGTGCCCACTCCGAGGCTATTTGGGTGGAAACGGAACGCCCGATCGCTCCCGAAGAAGCTCGTGCAGCCTTTGCCAAAGCTCCCGGAGTGATGCTGTGCGATGAGCCGTCAGAGAAGCAGTATCCCATGCCCCTCTTCGGTACGGAGCAAGATCCTGTAATAGTGGGGCGCATTCGGCAGGATTTGGCTAATCCCAACGGTTTGGTATTTTGGTGCGTATCGGATCAGATCCGGAAAGGGGCTGCACTCAACGCTGTTCAGATAGCCGAATATCTCATCGCCAAAGGACATTTCGCTCGCTGA
- a CDS encoding UDP-N-acetylmuramoyl-L-alanyl-D-glutamate--2,6-diaminopimelate ligase, with protein sequence MKLEQYLSELRPIAVIGNIEQEVSDIASDSRKATDGALFVAVRGTLTDGHRYIPQAYTQGCRAFVVEDLPDEKPEGCCFVQVSDTAEALASLASAYYGHPSRHLTLVGVTGTNGKTTVATLLYRLFRKMGYKAGLVSTVCNYVDDRSEPTTHTTPDPLALNALFRRMADAGCEYAFMEVSSHAAAQKRIGALDFDGGIFTNLTRDHLDYHGSVPEYLRAKKSFFDGLGAQAFALVNADDKNGLVMVQNTRARVCTYALKSMANYRAKIVERHIDGMDMYMDDREVFVRLVGDFNAYNLLCVYGASCELGQDREEVLRILSELTSVDGRFQTFTSKDGYVAIVDYAHTPDALVNVLDTIRPLAKSHKVITVVGAGGNRDKGKRPIMAKEAARRSERLILTSDNPRDEEPQEIIQEMAIGLSTEDRKKTLLITDRAEAIRTACMLAEKGDFVLIAGKGHETYQEIRGVKHHFDDREVVCDAMSKDRIVQ encoded by the coding sequence ATGAAACTCGAACAATATCTCTCGGAACTGCGGCCGATAGCTGTCATTGGCAATATCGAACAGGAAGTATCAGATATTGCATCCGATTCTCGCAAGGCTACGGACGGTGCACTCTTCGTAGCCGTTCGTGGAACACTGACAGATGGGCACAGATACATACCGCAAGCATACACACAAGGCTGTCGCGCCTTTGTCGTGGAGGACCTTCCCGATGAAAAGCCGGAAGGATGCTGTTTTGTCCAAGTATCGGATACAGCCGAAGCATTAGCTTCTTTGGCCTCTGCATACTACGGACATCCATCTCGCCATCTGACTCTGGTCGGTGTAACCGGTACGAACGGCAAGACCACCGTTGCCACTCTACTATATCGACTATTCCGAAAAATGGGATATAAAGCCGGTCTGGTGAGTACGGTTTGCAACTATGTAGATGACCGGTCCGAACCGACCACTCACACCACACCGGATCCATTGGCATTGAATGCTCTTTTCCGTCGAATGGCAGATGCAGGTTGCGAATATGCTTTTATGGAAGTTAGCTCTCATGCAGCGGCACAAAAGAGAATCGGTGCTCTTGACTTCGACGGCGGAATCTTTACGAATCTTACTCGTGACCATCTTGACTATCACGGCTCCGTACCGGAGTATTTGCGAGCCAAAAAGAGTTTTTTCGATGGCCTCGGTGCTCAAGCTTTCGCATTGGTCAATGCCGATGATAAGAACGGCCTCGTAATGGTACAAAACACCCGAGCACGTGTATGTACCTATGCACTGAAGAGCATGGCAAACTATCGAGCCAAGATAGTAGAAAGACATATCGATGGAATGGATATGTATATGGATGACAGAGAAGTCTTTGTCCGTCTGGTAGGAGATTTCAATGCCTACAACCTGCTGTGTGTGTACGGGGCATCCTGCGAATTAGGACAGGATAGGGAGGAAGTACTGCGTATCCTATCGGAATTGACCTCCGTGGATGGTCGTTTCCAAACGTTTACATCCAAGGACGGTTATGTAGCCATCGTAGACTATGCGCACACGCCGGATGCACTGGTCAATGTATTGGATACCATACGACCACTGGCAAAATCGCACAAGGTGATCACAGTGGTAGGAGCAGGAGGTAATCGGGACAAAGGCAAGCGTCCGATCATGGCAAAGGAGGCAGCCCGCAGAAGCGAACGTTTGATCCTGACATCGGACAATCCGCGTGATGAAGAGCCTCAAGAAATAATCCAAGAAATGGCTATCGGACTTTCGACAGAAGACAGGAAGAAAACACTGCTCATTACTGATCGGGCGGAAGCCATCCGCACGGCCTGCATGCTGGCAGAGAAGGGAGACTTTGTTTTGATAGCCGGCAAAGGTCATGAAACTTATCAGGAAATCAGAGGTGTCAAGCACCATTTCGATGATCGCGAAGTGGTCTGCGATGCCATGTCGAAAGATCGTATCGTTCAATAA
- the efp gene encoding elongation factor P: MATTADFRNGMCLEIEGQYYFIVEFLHVKPGKGPAFVRTKLKNVATGRILDKTWNSGVKVEEVRIERRPYQYLYQDEMGYNFMHPETFEQITIPGASIDGVQFLKDGDMVEAMVHATSETVLTCELPPHVKLRVTYTEPGLKGDTATNTLKPATVETGAEVRVPLFIQEGELIEVDTRDGSYIGRVKE; the protein is encoded by the coding sequence ATGGCTACAACGGCAGACTTTCGCAACGGCATGTGTCTCGAAATTGAGGGACAGTACTACTTCATCGTCGAATTCCTTCACGTCAAGCCCGGCAAAGGCCCGGCTTTCGTCCGCACCAAACTCAAGAACGTGGCTACAGGACGTATCCTCGATAAGACCTGGAACAGCGGCGTCAAGGTCGAAGAGGTCAGAATAGAACGACGTCCCTATCAGTACCTCTATCAGGACGAGATGGGATACAACTTCATGCACCCCGAAACGTTCGAGCAGATCACCATACCGGGTGCAAGCATCGACGGCGTCCAGTTCCTCAAAGACGGCGATATGGTAGAAGCCATGGTACATGCCACCAGCGAAACGGTGCTCACCTGCGAATTGCCTCCGCACGTTAAGCTGCGTGTGACCTACACCGAGCCGGGACTCAAGGGCGACACCGCCACCAACACCTTGAAGCCGGCGACTGTGGAGACGGGAGCTGAAGTACGCGTACCACTCTTCATTCAGGAGGGAGAACTCATCGAAGTGGATACTCGAGACGGTTCCTACATCGGTAGAGTAAAGGAATAA
- a CDS encoding FtsL-like putative cell division protein — translation MADTAKNNISEEEDILCEKEGGSPEWETSTEEEAFLHNSYSAASKRKNSFWNVMGGSFLDHPWIASNWKLGLVIVVMSVINIWNGYQAIEQVREIGRLEEQVKDYRYRALFKASEVTAMSQKLNVEKAIQSQNLELTLSQTPPYILYRPVDTDRRKK, via the coding sequence ATGGCAGACACTGCGAAAAACAATATCAGCGAAGAGGAGGACATCCTTTGCGAGAAAGAAGGGGGCTCTCCTGAGTGGGAGACCTCGACAGAAGAGGAAGCATTCCTTCACAACTCTTACTCCGCGGCTTCAAAGAGAAAGAATAGTTTTTGGAACGTGATGGGAGGATCTTTCCTCGATCACCCATGGATAGCCAGCAACTGGAAGTTGGGACTGGTCATCGTCGTGATGTCCGTCATTAACATTTGGAACGGCTACCAAGCCATCGAGCAGGTGCGCGAAATAGGCCGTCTGGAGGAACAAGTGAAAGATTATCGCTATCGTGCCCTGTTCAAAGCCTCTGAAGTTACTGCTATGAGTCAGAAACTGAATGTAGAGAAAGCCATCCAATCGCAAAACCTCGAGCTGACACTCTCGCAGACTCCGCCATACATTCTCTATCGTCCTGTCGATACTGATCGGCGCAAGAAATAA
- the rsmH gene encoding 16S rRNA (cytosine(1402)-N(4))-methyltransferase RsmH, which translates to MHCPDKESVYHIPVMLGECLEGLRIDPDGCYVDVTFGGGGHSRAIVEKLSSKGRLYGFDQDADACRNVLQDERFTFVPSNFRYLANFMDYYGEDGVDGILADLGVSSHHFDEEERGFSFRSESPLLDMRMNARAGRNAAAILNEYDASSLSALFYHYGELKQARRLAASIVHYRESLSGGLQTVGQLLEAVRGLISPREEKKQLACIFQALRIEVNDELGALQQMLEAALGCLRSGGRLVVMTYHSLEDRMVKNFLRYGTVKAPDEDSLRLYGAPQSPWQQITRKPLTASTKELSDNPRSRSAKLRIAEKI; encoded by the coding sequence ATGCATTGTCCTGATAAAGAGAGTGTTTATCACATACCGGTGATGCTCGGCGAGTGTTTGGAAGGATTGCGTATTGATCCTGACGGGTGCTATGTCGATGTCACGTTCGGCGGCGGCGGACATTCCCGGGCTATCGTGGAAAAATTAAGCTCCAAAGGACGGCTGTACGGGTTCGACCAAGATGCCGATGCTTGTCGAAACGTTCTCCAAGATGAGCGCTTCACCTTTGTACCTTCCAACTTCCGCTACCTCGCCAACTTCATGGATTATTACGGAGAGGATGGAGTCGACGGCATATTGGCAGACCTTGGTGTATCGTCACATCATTTCGACGAAGAGGAGCGCGGATTCAGTTTCCGTTCGGAAAGTCCTCTTTTGGACATGAGAATGAATGCTCGTGCCGGCCGCAATGCAGCTGCCATCTTGAACGAATACGATGCCTCGTCCCTGTCCGCCCTCTTCTATCACTATGGGGAACTGAAACAGGCACGTCGTCTTGCTGCATCCATTGTCCACTACAGGGAGTCTCTTTCCGGCGGACTGCAAACCGTGGGGCAACTTCTCGAGGCCGTGCGCGGTCTCATCTCTCCGCGAGAAGAAAAGAAACAGTTGGCCTGCATCTTCCAAGCCTTGCGCATCGAGGTAAACGATGAGTTGGGAGCTTTGCAGCAAATGCTCGAAGCAGCCCTCGGCTGTCTGAGAAGTGGTGGGCGACTTGTGGTAATGACGTACCATTCGCTTGAGGACAGGATGGTCAAAAACTTCCTTCGCTACGGAACCGTAAAGGCACCCGATGAAGATTCTTTGCGTCTGTACGGAGCACCACAGAGTCCTTGGCAACAGATCACTCGCAAGCCGCTGACAGCTTCGACAAAAGAGCTGTCCGACAACCCCCGTTCAAGAAGTGCCAAACTACGAATAGCAGAAAAAATATAA
- a CDS encoding penicillin-binding protein — MKQEETNNPVTIKAVRRYRIVGALMIVFLLVVFGKILKTIFVEGDKWRTIGETLHRPEPVDLAPIRGNIYAADGRAVAITAPYFRLYFDFQADPLKAIKKDSLNKLLDTLALNISRRLSTQYEKIKPADLKKKWREGMAKKSRYWPVINRDISYLQMKELYDMAPLVRVPRKGPGPIPRSIRPEEKAKRMMPFGSLGSRTIGSVYGSMEGGLSQGKNGIELFYDKQLRGEIGKASRVYVGGRRILNTIQAPKRGCDVYTTLDMDMQSIVEVELRSKLEEVQGESGTAILMEVATGQVKAITNLQRTPSGGYIESKNYAVADMSEPGSTFKTVSMMVALDAGIVHPEDIIETGNGLFSVGKRTVRDHNAHKGGYGPLTAAQTIWYSSNVGVAKIILKGFAHDPDKYVEAVRRTGITDKFRLEIPGEAPAVVRKRADNPDRWYGTTLAWMSFGYETQIPPIHTLAFYNAIANGGRMMRPYFVTKVMDRGEVVQEHRPVVLRDSICKHSTLIAIQDMLSNVVAKGTGSPVKSSTVNISGKTGTAQISQGKSGYRAGGTMHLVSFCGYFPSENPKYTCMVVVRGPRGVYPSGGGISGVVVKQIAEKLLAIQEPEPFDTVSPLPDIKYLPTVRAGQREPIVSALKSLNLPVRIASECGKNQWVRPTVESGRISLKPLPSVKRGVMPDVHGLSAQDALYMLQLSGLKVRTNGWGHVVAQSVPYGSKVKVGQTVVIDLSM; from the coding sequence ATGAAACAGGAAGAGACAAACAATCCGGTGACCATCAAGGCCGTACGCCGCTACCGCATCGTGGGAGCGTTGATGATTGTATTCTTGCTCGTGGTATTCGGTAAGATTCTGAAGACAATTTTTGTTGAAGGGGACAAGTGGCGTACCATCGGAGAAACTCTTCATCGCCCCGAACCGGTGGATCTGGCACCTATTCGCGGCAATATATACGCTGCAGACGGGAGAGCCGTGGCCATAACGGCTCCTTACTTTCGTCTGTACTTCGATTTCCAAGCGGATCCGCTCAAAGCAATCAAAAAGGATAGTCTGAATAAGCTGCTTGATACGCTGGCTCTCAATATCAGTCGCAGGCTCTCTACCCAATACGAAAAGATAAAACCGGCCGACCTGAAAAAGAAATGGCGAGAAGGCATGGCAAAGAAGAGTCGCTATTGGCCGGTGATCAATCGAGATATATCCTATCTGCAAATGAAAGAACTGTACGACATGGCACCTCTGGTGCGTGTGCCTCGCAAAGGGCCGGGCCCGATACCGAGGAGTATACGTCCGGAAGAGAAAGCCAAGCGAATGATGCCGTTCGGCTCATTGGGCAGTCGTACCATCGGCAGCGTTTACGGATCGATGGAAGGGGGTTTGTCACAAGGGAAAAACGGTATAGAACTCTTCTATGACAAGCAGCTCAGGGGAGAAATAGGCAAAGCCAGCCGTGTGTATGTCGGAGGACGAAGAATACTGAATACGATACAGGCTCCCAAGCGTGGCTGCGATGTCTATACCACTCTCGACATGGATATGCAGAGCATAGTCGAAGTGGAGTTGCGCAGCAAGCTCGAAGAGGTGCAGGGAGAAAGTGGAACCGCCATCCTCATGGAGGTAGCTACAGGGCAGGTAAAGGCTATCACCAATCTACAGCGCACGCCCTCCGGCGGATATATCGAATCCAAGAACTACGCAGTAGCCGATATGTCAGAACCCGGTTCTACGTTCAAGACCGTGTCGATGATGGTAGCACTCGATGCCGGCATTGTGCATCCGGAGGACATCATCGAAACGGGCAATGGTCTCTTCTCCGTAGGCAAGCGTACTGTAAGAGACCATAATGCACACAAAGGAGGGTATGGCCCCCTTACGGCAGCTCAGACGATTTGGTACTCAAGCAACGTAGGCGTAGCCAAAATCATTCTCAAAGGCTTTGCCCACGATCCCGACAAATACGTGGAGGCGGTCAGGCGAACCGGTATCACGGACAAGTTCCGTCTGGAAATACCCGGAGAAGCTCCGGCCGTAGTGCGCAAGCGTGCCGACAATCCTGACCGCTGGTATGGCACGACCCTTGCATGGATGTCATTCGGATACGAAACCCAAATCCCGCCGATCCATACATTGGCTTTCTACAATGCCATTGCCAACGGTGGTAGAATGATGCGTCCCTACTTCGTAACGAAAGTGATGGATAGAGGGGAGGTCGTACAGGAGCACCGGCCGGTAGTATTACGCGATTCCATCTGCAAGCACTCTACGCTTATCGCCATACAGGATATGCTCTCGAACGTAGTGGCCAAAGGGACCGGCTCGCCGGTCAAAAGCTCTACGGTAAACATCAGCGGCAAGACCGGTACAGCGCAGATCTCTCAGGGCAAAAGCGGTTATCGTGCGGGTGGCACCATGCACTTGGTATCTTTCTGTGGTTATTTCCCATCCGAAAATCCCAAGTACACGTGTATGGTGGTTGTACGGGGGCCCCGTGGCGTATATCCCTCAGGCGGCGGAATCTCCGGAGTAGTGGTAAAACAGATAGCCGAAAAGCTGCTGGCCATTCAAGAGCCGGAGCCGTTCGACACGGTAAGCCCATTGCCGGATATCAAATATCTGCCGACTGTACGTGCCGGCCAACGCGAACCAATCGTATCGGCATTGAAATCATTGAATCTGCCCGTCAGAATAGCGTCCGAATGTGGCAAAAATCAGTGGGTACGTCCTACGGTGGAGAGCGGGCGTATAAGCCTGAAGCCATTGCCCTCTGTCAAACGTGGCGTAATGCCTGATGTCCATGGACTCTCGGCACAGGATGCTTTGTACATGCTACAGCTCTCAGGGTTGAAAGTAAGGACGAACGGATGGGGACATGTAGTGGCTCAGTCCGTTCCGTACGGCTCTAAAGTGAAAGTGGGGCAGACTGTCGTCATAGACTTATCTATGTAA